The proteins below come from a single Balaenoptera musculus isolate JJ_BM4_2016_0621 chromosome 1, mBalMus1.pri.v3, whole genome shotgun sequence genomic window:
- the NGF gene encoding beta-nerve growth factor isoform X2 gives MSMLFYTLITALWIGVQAEAHTQSNVPAGHAIPQAHWTNLQHSLDTALRRAHSSPAAAIAARVAGQTRKITVDPKLFKKRRLRSPRVLFSTQPPPVAADAQDLDLEAGGAAPFNRTHRSKRSSSHPVFHRGEFSVCDSVSVWVGDKATATDIKGKEVMVLGEVNINNSVFKQYFFETKCRDPNPVDSGCRGIDSKHWNSYCTTTHTFVKALTMDGKQAAWRFIRIDTACVCVLSRKAGRRA, from the coding sequence ATGTCCATGTTGTTCTACACTCTGATCACAGCTCTTTGGATCGGCGTCCAGGCAGAAGCGCACACCCAGAGCAATGTCCCAGCAGGACACGCCATCCCCCAAGCCCACTGGACTAACCTTCAGCACTCCCTTGACACAGCCCTCCGCAGAGCCCACAGCAGCCCGGCAGCCGCGATAGCCGCCAGGGTGGCAGGGCAGACCCGCAAGATCACCGTGGAccccaaactttttaaaaagcggCGCCTGCGTTCACCCCGCGTGCTGTTtagcacccagcccccacctgtgGCCGCGGACGCTCAGGATCTGGACTTGGAGGCCGGCGGGGCCGCCCCCTTCAACAGGACTCACAGGAGCAAGCGGTCGTCGTCCCACCCTGTCTTCCACCGGGGGGAGTTCTCGGTGTGCGACAGCGTCAGCGTGTGGGTGGGGGACAAGGCCACCGCCACGGACATCAAGGGCAAGGAGGTGATGGTGTTGGGAGAGGTGAACATCAACAACAGTGTATTCAAACAGTACTTTTTTGAGACCAAGTGCCGGGACCCCAATCCCGTCGACAGCGGATGCCGGGGCATCGACTCGAAGCACTGGAACTCATACTGTACCACGACCCACACCTTCGTCAAGGCGCTGACCATGGATGGCAAGCAGGCTGCCTGGCGGTTCATCCGGATCGACACGGCCTGCGTGTGTGTGCTCAGCAGGAAAGCTGGGAGGAGAGCCTGA